A single genomic interval of Saccharomyces eubayanus strain FM1318 chromosome IV, whole genome shotgun sequence harbors:
- the CDC9 gene encoding DNA ligase (ATP) CDC9 yields MRRSLAGLTFTHLRPSSPRSLLFMSSSLPSSAGKKPKQATLARFFTSMKNKPPGGSSSPEKATKHKLESGINGINSEGASAIKKLKHVSAVQTPVEPSDMSSNNSSLPSSAPSSSGVDASQKSRELTPKVEEEQGPIENDHYSSNIPYSEVCEVFNEIEATSSRLEIIRICSDFFTKIMKQSSKNLIPTTYLFINRLGPDYEPGLELGLGENLLMKTISESCGKSMSQIKLKYKEIGDLGEIAMGARNVQPTMFKPKPLTVGEVFKSLRSIAKTQGKDSQLRKVKLIKRMLTACQGVEAKFLIRSLESKLRIGLAEKTVLISLSKALLLHGGNEESSRVDDIPMDALESAQQKIRDAFCQVPNYELVINSCLEHGIMNLDQFCTLRPGIPLKPMLAKPTKAINEVLDRFQGETFTSEYKYDGERAQVHLLDDGTMRIYSRNGENMTERYPEIRITDFIQDIDATKNLILDCEAVAWDKEQGKILPFQVLSTRKRKDVELSDIKVKVCLFAFDILCHNGERLINKSLRERRDCLTKVTKVVPGEFQYATQIVTDNLDELQKFLDESVNQSCEGLMVKMLEGPESHYEPSKRSRNWLKLKKDYLEGVGDSLDLCVIGAYYGRGKRTGTYGGFLLGCYNQDSGEFETCCKIGTGFSDEMLQQLHERLTPTIIDGPKATFVFDSSAEPDVWFEPTTLFEVLTADLSLSPIYKAGSATFDKGVSLRFPRFLRIREDKGVEDATSSEQIVELYENQSHMQN; encoded by the coding sequence ATGCGCAGATCACTGGCTGGCCTCACTTTCACACATTTACGTCCCTCGAGTCCAAGATCGCTGCTATTCATGTCATCCTCATTACCTTCCTCTGCCGGTAAGAAACCAAAACAGGCTACTTTGGCTAGGTTCTTCACGTCCATGAAGAATAAGCCGCCAGGAGGCTCTTCGTCTCCTGAGAAGGCCACCAAACACAAGCTTGAAAGTGGCATAAACGGGATTAATAGTGAAGGAGCGTCTGCTATAAAGAAACTGAAGCATGTGTCGGCCGTGCAAACGCCGGTGGAGCCGTCTGATATGAGTAGCAACAACTCTTCTCTACCGTCATCTGCTCCCTCTTCTAGCGGTGTTGATGCGTCGCAAAAATCTCGGGAGCTCACTCCCAAGgtcgaagaagaacaggGCCCGATTGAGAATGACCACTACTCATCCAATATCCCCTATTCCGAAGTCTGTGAAGTCTTCAATGAGATCGAAGCCACCTCTTCTCGGTTGGAAATTATTAGGATATGTTCCGACTTCTTTACAAAGATAATGAAGCAATCATCTAAGAATTTGATACCTACCACATATCTTTTTATCAATAGGTTGGGCCCCGATTATGAGCCTGGTTTGGAATTGGGCCTTGGTGAAAATcttttaatgaaaacaatcaGTGAATCCTGCGGCAAATCAATGAGCCAAATTAAACTAAAATACAAGGAAATCGGAGATTTGGGTGAAATAGCTATGGGCGCGAGAAACGTTCAACCCACAATGTTTAAGCCGAAACCCTTAACTGTAGGCGAGGTCTTTAAAAGTCTACGAAGTATTGCAAAGACCCAGGGTAAAGATTCGCAACTGAGAAAAGTCAAGCTTATCAAAAGAATGTTAACCGCATGCCAGGGTGTAGAGGCTAAGTTTTTGATTAGATCCTTAGAATCAAAACTAAGAATAGGTCTTGCTGAAAAAACAGTGTTGATATCTTTATCCAAAGCACTTTTACTTCATGGTGGAAATGAGGAAAGTTCTCGTGTTGATGATATCCCCATGGACGCCTTGGAAAGTGctcaacaaaaaatcagaGATGCATTTTGTCAAGTACCAAATTATGAGCTCGTCATCAATTCATGCTTGGAACATGGTATCATGAATCTGGACCAATTTTGTACTTTAAGACCAGGAATTCCATTGAAACCGATGTTGGCTAAACCCACAAAGGCAATCAATGAAGTTTTAGACAGATTCCAAGGTGAAACTTTTACGTCGGAATACAAATACGACGGGGAAAGGGCCCAAGTACATTTGTTAGATGATGGTACGATGAGAATCTACTCCAGAAACGGTGAAAATATGACTGAAAGATATCCAGAAATCAGAATCACAGATTTCATTCAAGATATAGATGCCACCAAGAATTTGATCCTGGACTGTGAAGCTGTAGCTTGGGACAAAGAACAAGGGAAGATTCTACCATTCCAAGTTCTAAGTACAAGGAAACGTAAAGACGTGGAATTGAGTGATATCAAAGTAAAAGTCTGTCTCTTTGCATTTGACATCCTTTGCCACAACGGTGAGAGATTGATCAATAAATCTTTGCGAGAAAGAAGAGACTGCTTAACTAAAGTTACGAAGGTTGTTCCTGGGGAATTCCAATACGCCACTCAAATAGTAACGGATAATCTCGATGAACTGCAGAAGTTTCTCGACGAATCCGTCAATCAATCATGCGAAGGTTTAATGGTCAAAATGCTTGAAGGTCCTGAATCACATTATGAACCAAgcaaaagatcaagaaattggCTRaagttgaaaaaagattaCTTAGAAGGTGTCGGAGATTCCTTGGATCTTTGCGTCATAGGGGCATACTATGGCAGAGGTAAAAGAACAGGCACGTATGGCGGGTTCCTTTTAGGCTGTTACAATCAAGATTCGGGAGAATTTGAAACCTGTTGCAAAATCGGGACAGGATTTTCTGATGAAATGTTGCAGCAACTTCATGAAAGATTAACCCCTACGATAATCGATGGACCAAAGGCCacgtttgtttttgattcCAGTGCTGAACCAGACGTATGGTTTGAA